From one Solanum stenotomum isolate F172 chromosome 12, ASM1918654v1, whole genome shotgun sequence genomic stretch:
- the LOC125846963 gene encoding uncharacterized protein At4g15970-like, translating to MLSSCDCATAANSVLFLRRIGTVALLFILASLSWFVLYKAGETIGFKIPDSLTSHAPRVFFFIPPTAPFPPPSDTQENKLEKVLKDAAMEDKTVILTTLNEAWAAPSSVIDLFLESFRIGNHTRELLNHLVIIALDEKAFSRCLVVHTHCYALVSEGVDFSKEAYFMTHDYLKMMWTRINFLKGVLEMGYNFVFTDADVMWFRDPFPHFYKDADFQIACDHFLGNPEDVENRPNGGFLFVRSNNRSIEFYKFWYTSRETYPNLHDQDVLNNIKYDSFIIDIDLKMRFLDTTYFGGFCEPSKDLNVVCTMHANCCFGLESKLHDLRVVLQDWKNFLSLPPTLKRSLPPSWRVPQNCSLDSLHLYAPPLENVIQENVEQ from the exons ATGTTATCATCGTGTGATTGTGCTACAGCTGCAAATTCGGTTTTATTCCTTCGCCGTATCGGTACGGTGGCCCTATTATTCATTCTCGCTTCACTCTCTTGGTTTGTCCTTTATAAAGCTGGTGAAACTATTGGATTCAAGATCCCGGACTCTCTCACCTCCCATGCACCTCGTGTTTTCTTCTTCATCCCTCCCACAGCTCCCTTTCCCCCTCCCTCG GATACTCAGGAGAATAAGCTTGAAAAGGTTTTGAAAGATGCTGCTATGGAGGATAAAACCGTGATTTTAACAACCTTAAATGAAGCATGGGCTGCCCCTTCTTCTGTTATTGATCTCTTTCTTGAAAGCTTTAGAATTGGCAATCACACTCGTGAGCTTTTGAATCATTTAGTAATTATTGCTCTAGATGAGAAGGCATTCTCCCGGTGCTTGGTTGTACATACTCATTGCTATGCACTAGTAAGTGAAGGGGTTGATTTTTCAAAGGAAGCTTATTTCATGACTCATGACTACCTAAAGATGATGTGGACACGGATCAACTTCTTAAAGGGTGTTCTTGAAATGGGATACAACTTTGTCTTCACG GATGCTGATGTCATGTGGTTCAGAGATCCATTTCCTCACTTTTACAAGGATGCAGACTTTCAGATAGCGTGTGATCATTTCTTAGGAAACCCTGAAGACGTAGAGaatagacctaatggtggtttCTTGTTTGTGAGGTCAAATAACAGATCTATTGAGTTCTACAAGTTTTGGTACACCTCACGGGAAACATATCCGAATTTGCATGATCAAGATGTTCTTAACAATATAAAGTATGATTCATTCATTATTGATATTGATCTCAAAATGAGATTCTTGGATACAACATATTTTGGTGGATTTTGTGAACCGAGCAAAGATTTGAACGTAGTATGTACAATGCATGCTAATTGTTGTTTTGGGCTAGAAAGTAAACTTCATGATCTTAGAGTCGTGCTTCAAGATTGGAAAAACTTCTTGTCTTTGCCACCAACGTTGAAGAGATCATTACCACCATCATGGCGAGTTCCTCAAAACTGCAG TCTTGATTCTCTTCACTTGTATGCCCCACCACTGGAGAATGTAATACAGGAGAATGTAGAACAATAG